CTTTAATCCCGCATGAAAGCCATTTAAAGGTCCTCCTCCTGTAAGTTGGTCACTTACAATTCTAACATCAAATTTTTGATAAAATTTTTTGTTATTAGTAACAACCACTATATCATCAAAAATCTTCTTAAGATTACTAATCAGTACCTCACTTAAAAAAACCCCTTCAATCTTCAGCATGGATTTGTCAAAACCCATTCTTGTGCTTTTCCCCCCAGCCAGTATTGCAGCAGTTTTAAACCATTCCAATTGGTTAACCCCCAACAGCAAAAAGATTTTGCTTTAGTTTTTCCCGCACTCCCTTATTTCTCCCTTTAAAATGCCTATGCCATGAGGAAGTGCAGGTAAAATAAATTCTAAACATTCTTTAACAGCTTTTTCACTTCCGGGAAGATTTATTATAAGGGATTTTTTTCTTATTCCAGCCACGGCTCTTGACAGCATGGCTTTCGGCGTTATCTGGAGTGATTTAAACCGCATTGCTTCAGCTATGCCTAAAGCCTCCTTTTCAATCACCTTCAAGGTCGCCTCTGGTGTTACATCTCTAACAGAAAAACCTGTCCCACCTGTTGTAAAAATCAGGTCAAGCTGATATACATCACTCATTTCTATAAGTTCCTTTGAAATCATGTCCTCTTCATCAGGCACAATAGTATATCTTTCAACCTTTCCGTCTATTCCTTCAACCATTTCTTCTATCAATGCCCCGGATGTATCTTTTCTTTCACCTCTGAAGCCCTTATCACTAACGGTTAATATCCCAACCTTTATCATACTATTTACTCCTCCTCAATTACTTTAATTTTATCTCCCAGCTTGATATTACCACCTTCAATAACCTTTACAAAAACTATCCGTTCCTTTGCTATACATTTTTTTACATCTATATGCAAAGAACAGTTTTCGGGCTTTTCACACTCTTTTCCTATCATTGAAATCTCCATTATTGCTTCGCCAATTTTAAGTCTTGTACCGATGGGCAACTTATAAATCTCTATCCCCTTAGTCGTAATATTTTCGGCAATCATACCGGGTTTTAAACCTTGAATTCCTAAAGCTGACATCTCCTCAATGGTTTCTACACTTAGCAATGTTACCTGACGGACAGGATTCCCTCCTGCATGACCATCACCTTCAAGCCCAAAGTCTTTTTTGAAAAAACCTTCTGATATAGGTGTCTTAGGTACACCCTTTTTTTCACTTATGTTTACTGATAAAACTACTCCATTCATTTTATAGCACCTCTCTCATAAAAGTTCCGGATCTGCCGCCTGATTTCTTTATAAGACGGATATTATCAATTGTCATGGTTTTATCAACGGCTTTACACATGTCATATATTGTTAGGGCAGCTACACTGACAGCCGTCAATGCCTCCATCTCAACCCCAGTCTTTCCTGTTATATGTACTTCTGCCTCTATATTGATTCTGGAGTTATTTTTATCAATACTGAATCTAATATCTGCTCCTTCTATTATAATGTTGTGACACATTGGTATCAAGTCACCGGTCTTTTTAACGCCCATAATTCCGCCAATCTGCGCAACAGCCAATACATCACCTTTTTTTATTCTGTTTGTTAAAATAAATTCCAGTGTTTCCGGCTTCATCGAAATACTCCCACGCGCAACCGCCACTCTTTCTGTAATCCCCTTGTCTCCCACGTTTACCATCTTGGCTCTTCCTTCATCATCGAAATGGGTCAATTCCATTTTCTATCCTCCTATCTGATACATATTCCTCTGGCTTTTATTCATGTCTTTGCTGTAAAATCCATGTCTTTCAGGCTTAGATAATATGGCTTCTTCTAATATCCTTCCCAAAAGTTCAGGATGGTTTCTTACAACAATTTTTATATCAAATTCTTTTTGTGAATAAAGACATGGTTTTAATTTGCCATCAGCAGTTAGTCTGATACGATTACATTGAGAACAGAATGCATGACTTATAGGATTAATAAAACCGATTGTTCCCTTTGCATTTTTAAATCTGTAGGTTACAGCAGGTCCATTATTTTTGACATCTTTTGAAGGATATAACTCACCTATTCTTTCAACCTTTGCTCTTATCTCATCACTTTCCACAACAGATTCACTGCCAAGTTTTGCTCCTTCACCTATAGGCATAAGCTCAATGAATCTTACATGAAAAGGTCTTTCTATAGTAAGTTTTGCAAATTCTTCAATTTCATCATCATTTATTCCCCTTATGACAACCATATTTATCTTGACAGGGTTCAATCCTGCCTTTAGAGATGTATCCAAAGCTGCAAAAACCTTATCTATA
This is a stretch of genomic DNA from Aceticella autotrophica. It encodes these proteins:
- a CDS encoding MogA/MoaB family molybdenum cofactor biosynthesis protein — translated: MIKVGILTVSDKGFRGERKDTSGALIEEMVEGIDGKVERYTIVPDEEDMISKELIEMSDVYQLDLIFTTGGTGFSVRDVTPEATLKVIEKEALGIAEAMRFKSLQITPKAMLSRAVAGIRKKSLIINLPGSEKAVKECLEFILPALPHGIGILKGEIRECGKN
- a CDS encoding MOSC domain-containing protein: MNGVVLSVNISEKKGVPKTPISEGFFKKDFGLEGDGHAGGNPVRQVTLLSVETIEEMSALGIQGLKPGMIAENITTKGIEIYKLPIGTRLKIGEAIMEISMIGKECEKPENCSLHIDVKKCIAKERIVFVKVIEGGNIKLGDKIKVIEEE
- the moaC gene encoding cyclic pyranopterin monophosphate synthase MoaC — protein: MELTHFDDEGRAKMVNVGDKGITERVAVARGSISMKPETLEFILTNRIKKGDVLAVAQIGGIMGVKKTGDLIPMCHNIIIEGADIRFSIDKNNSRINIEAEVHITGKTGVEMEALTAVSVAALTIYDMCKAVDKTMTIDNIRLIKKSGGRSGTFMREVL
- the moaA gene encoding GTP 3',8-cyclase MoaA, which produces MKDKIGRKIDYIRISVTDFCNLRCIYCMPKEGIAKREHKDILRYEEIITILKECVKLGINKIRITGGEPLVRKGIVDFISMVKEIKGIEDISITTNGILLADKAFALKAAGLNRVNISLDTLNPKRYKMITRGGDIDKVFAALDTSLKAGLNPVKINMVVIRGINDDEIEEFAKLTIERPFHVRFIELMPIGEGAKLGSESVVESDEIRAKVERIGELYPSKDVKNNGPAVTYRFKNAKGTIGFINPISHAFCSQCNRIRLTADGKLKPCLYSQKEFDIKIVVRNHPELLGRILEEAILSKPERHGFYSKDMNKSQRNMYQIGG